A window from Leptothermofonsia sichuanensis E412 encodes these proteins:
- a CDS encoding tetratricopeptide repeat protein, with protein MHHLLTLFFSILLVVLNWVGFTLPAFAAEADAPAPSAAESAPATPSAEETPVPTQPSVLDLYQQVENLFNKAFEATNNGDFATAEDYWTQIIEQFPENAAAWSNRGNAKVSQNHFQSALADYDRAIELAPDSPDPYLNRGTALEALGRYEEAIKNYNQALEHAPKDAAAFNNRGNAKAGLGKWDEALADYKQAVDLSRNYATARANYALALYQTGKTDEAIRTMRALVRKYPQYADMRAALTAALWADGKEGEAESQWVSAIGLDSRYKDLTWLKQVRRWPPQMVTAMENFLKLQSNPDSAV; from the coding sequence ATGCATCACCTTCTCACCCTCTTCTTTTCCATACTTCTGGTCGTCCTCAACTGGGTTGGGTTCACCCTGCCAGCTTTTGCGGCAGAAGCAGATGCACCCGCCCCATCCGCCGCAGAATCTGCTCCGGCAACCCCATCGGCGGAAGAGACACCTGTCCCAACCCAACCCTCAGTGCTGGATTTGTATCAACAGGTTGAGAATTTATTCAACAAAGCCTTTGAAGCAACTAATAACGGCGATTTCGCAACTGCGGAAGATTACTGGACTCAAATTATCGAACAATTTCCAGAAAATGCAGCCGCCTGGAGTAACCGGGGGAATGCCAAAGTCAGTCAAAACCATTTTCAGAGTGCCCTGGCTGACTATGATCGGGCAATTGAGCTGGCACCGGATTCTCCTGACCCCTACCTCAACCGAGGCACTGCCCTGGAAGCATTGGGTAGGTATGAGGAAGCCATCAAGAACTACAACCAGGCGCTAGAACATGCCCCCAAAGATGCCGCCGCATTCAACAATCGAGGCAATGCCAAAGCTGGACTGGGCAAGTGGGATGAGGCACTGGCAGACTACAAGCAAGCCGTGGATCTTTCTCGCAACTATGCCACTGCCCGTGCCAACTACGCCCTTGCGCTCTATCAGACGGGCAAGACTGATGAAGCGATTCGTACTATGCGTGCCCTGGTGCGTAAATATCCCCAGTATGCTGACATGCGAGCCGCCCTCACAGCCGCGCTCTGGGCTGATGGCAAGGAAGGGGAAGCTGAAAGTCAGTGGGTTTCTGCTATCGGGCTTGACTCTCGCTATAAAGATTTGACCTGGCTGAAGCAGGTGCGTCGCTGGCCTCCCCAAATGGTGACGGCGATGGAAAATTTTCTTAAGCTTCAATCCAATCCAGACTCAGCAGTTTAA
- a CDS encoding MFS transporter, producing MNIFSGLDSACRRNLWVLFASGLLFWASLAALLPTLSLYIKHIGATNYQIGLVMGSFAIGLVLFRHWVGQLADQRGRKVVLMIGLLAVAIAPIGYLLTRSLALLTAVRAFHGLSIAAFTTGYSALVVDLSPDHKRGELIGVMSLVNPVGMAIGPALGGLLLGWAGYTPLFLLSAGSGVAGLVCASQVVAPPVKQSLENMPENMPDSQIQPPPSRDEPFWQLVSSPRLRVPLVVMLLIGLAFGTLSTFVPLLIQEARVDFNAGFFYTAAAISSFLVRLPTGRASDRHGRGLFITCSLGCYTIAMLMIWSAQTPSMFLLAGLIEGAGTGILIPMMIALIADRAEPQERGRVFGLVMTGFDLGIAIAGPILGYFADEVGYRGLFGLASGLSFLALLIFLSLSSQDFTDSFKFALGKGQDLYALRLKGTQGTGVSS from the coding sequence TTGAACATCTTCAGCGGTTTAGACTCAGCCTGTCGCCGGAATTTGTGGGTTTTATTTGCCTCAGGTCTGTTATTTTGGGCAAGTCTGGCAGCCTTACTGCCTACCCTGTCACTCTACATTAAGCACATTGGTGCAACAAATTATCAAATTGGGCTTGTGATGGGGTCGTTTGCCATTGGGCTGGTGTTGTTTCGTCACTGGGTAGGGCAACTGGCAGACCAGCGAGGGCGAAAAGTTGTCCTGATGATTGGACTATTGGCCGTGGCGATCGCCCCAATCGGATACCTGCTCACCCGATCGCTGGCCCTGCTGACCGCTGTTCGAGCCTTCCATGGACTCAGCATTGCAGCATTTACAACAGGCTATAGTGCACTGGTTGTTGATCTGTCACCAGATCACAAGCGGGGTGAGTTGATTGGAGTGATGAGCCTGGTCAACCCGGTTGGTATGGCAATTGGTCCCGCCCTGGGAGGTTTATTGCTGGGGTGGGCAGGGTATACACCTTTATTTTTGTTGTCAGCCGGATCTGGAGTAGCAGGGCTGGTTTGCGCTTCCCAGGTTGTGGCACCTCCCGTCAAGCAGTCTTTAGAGAATATGCCAGAGAATATGCCAGATTCACAGATTCAGCCGCCGCCTTCCAGGGATGAACCATTCTGGCAACTGGTAAGCAGTCCTCGATTGCGGGTTCCGCTGGTTGTGATGTTATTGATTGGACTGGCATTTGGGACCTTGAGCACGTTCGTGCCCCTTCTGATTCAGGAAGCAAGGGTGGACTTTAATGCAGGTTTCTTTTACACAGCCGCCGCGATTTCCAGTTTTTTAGTCCGGTTGCCAACTGGACGAGCCTCTGACCGTCATGGTCGGGGATTATTCATCACCTGTAGTCTGGGTTGTTACACGATCGCCATGTTAATGATCTGGAGTGCTCAAACCCCCAGTATGTTTCTACTGGCAGGGTTAATTGAAGGAGCAGGAACTGGTATTTTGATTCCAATGATGATTGCGCTCATTGCTGACCGGGCTGAGCCGCAAGAGCGGGGGCGAGTGTTTGGGTTAGTGATGACAGGATTTGACCTGGGAATTGCAATTGCTGGACCGATTTTGGGCTACTTTGCCGATGAAGTAGGCTATCGGGGATTATTTGGACTGGCAAGCGGTCTATCGTTTCTGGCATTACTTATTTTTCTCAGTCTGAGCAGTCAAGATTTTACTGATTCCTTTAAGTTTGCCCTGGGGAAAGGGCAGGACCTGTATGCCCTCCGGTTAAAGGGAACACAGGGCACGGGAGTGAGTAGTTGA
- a CDS encoding hemolysin family protein: protein MIIFSLGFLVTSVELGVYPQHFTWSAVVLRMLSLLLLITINAFFVAAEFSIVSVRRSRINQLADAGDTQAQTVQDLQQSIDRLLSTTQLGITLSSLALGWIGESALAVLIEDGISRLPLAPGYRLAISHTLAIPVAFFLIAYLQIVLGELCPKAVALLYSEQLARVLAAPSLAIARIFNPFIWILNQSTRCLLRSIGVQYTSEGWWYNQVTPEELQRIITTTSESTGLEAEERELLRNVFEFGEVTAGEVMVPRTSIAAVASDATFKMLLEEVAQSGHSRYPAIGESLDDVRGIIHFRELAEPLVEGSLALDDSIAAWIRPARFVPEHMPLSELLPLMQRSRQSMVMVLDEYGGTAGLVTMQDLIAEILGSAAEPASTEELSIQILDDQTFLVQAQMDLEEVNELLNMELPLTDDYQTLGGFILFHLQKIPQLGETLRYRDYEFTVISAEGPRLDQIQIHRLELPEPISGMEEELTIEDGEPGDRTRFQNEPEL from the coding sequence ATGATAATCTTTTCTCTGGGGTTTCTGGTAACGAGTGTGGAGTTAGGAGTGTATCCGCAGCACTTTACCTGGTCAGCGGTGGTACTGCGGATGTTGTCGTTGCTGCTATTGATTACAATCAACGCCTTTTTCGTAGCAGCGGAGTTTTCTATTGTTTCCGTGCGGCGATCGCGCATCAACCAGTTAGCCGATGCAGGAGACACCCAGGCACAGACTGTGCAGGACTTGCAGCAAAGCATTGACCGTCTGTTGTCCACGACCCAGTTGGGCATTACCCTGTCCAGCCTGGCACTCGGCTGGATTGGGGAGAGTGCTTTAGCTGTGCTGATTGAAGATGGGATCAGTCGATTGCCCCTGGCACCGGGATATCGATTGGCAATTTCCCATACCCTGGCAATTCCGGTTGCGTTTTTCCTGATTGCCTATTTACAAATTGTTTTAGGTGAACTGTGTCCTAAAGCAGTTGCTCTCCTGTATTCAGAGCAACTGGCGCGGGTGCTGGCGGCTCCCAGTCTGGCGATCGCCCGTATCTTCAATCCTTTCATCTGGATTTTAAACCAGTCTACTCGCTGCCTGCTGCGCTCTATAGGCGTCCAGTACACCAGTGAAGGGTGGTGGTATAACCAGGTAACCCCAGAAGAACTTCAGCGGATTATTACAACCACCAGCGAGTCCACTGGACTGGAGGCAGAAGAACGGGAATTGCTGCGGAATGTATTTGAATTTGGTGAAGTCACAGCGGGTGAGGTGATGGTTCCTCGAACCAGTATTGCGGCTGTTGCCAGCGACGCCACATTTAAGATGTTGCTTGAGGAAGTTGCCCAGTCCGGCCATTCCCGCTATCCTGCGATTGGGGAATCCCTGGATGATGTCAGAGGGATTATCCATTTCCGAGAACTGGCAGAACCCCTGGTTGAGGGTTCTCTGGCGCTGGATGATTCAATTGCAGCCTGGATTCGCCCGGCCCGGTTTGTACCTGAGCATATGCCTCTCAGTGAACTGTTACCCCTGATGCAGCGATCGCGACAGTCGATGGTGATGGTTCTTGATGAATATGGCGGCACCGCAGGTCTGGTCACCATGCAGGATCTGATTGCTGAAATTCTGGGTAGTGCGGCTGAACCTGCCAGTACTGAAGAGTTGAGCATTCAAATCCTGGATGATCAGACATTCCTGGTACAGGCCCAGATGGATCTGGAGGAAGTAAATGAGCTGCTGAACATGGAACTACCTCTAACCGACGATTATCAAACCCTGGGGGGCTTTATTCTATTTCATCTACAAAAAATTCCGCAACTGGGGGAAACTCTGCGCTACCGGGACTATGAGTTTACCGTTATTTCTGCCGAAGGGCCACGTCTTGATCAGATCCAGATCCATCGCCTGGAACTCCCTGAACCCATTTCCGGCATGGAGGAAGAACTAACCATTGAAGATGGAGAGCCTGGCGATCGCACACGCTTCCAGAACGAGCCAGAGCTTTAA
- the pyrE gene encoding orotate phosphoribosyltransferase, translated as MTEIRQALTNIPESIATLDLATLRQKLLDLFCQVAYQEGDFLLSSGQHSSYYINGKQITLHAWGGLAVGRILLSRLSSETEAVAGLTLGADPMVTAVSVVAAYEGRSLPALIIRKEAKGHGTRAYIEGPVLPEGSTITVLEDVVTTGGSAMKAAERLHQAGYRVNGIVALVDRHQGGTELYQQAGIPFQAVFSIQDIQQQWREIRNSQSP; from the coding sequence ATGACAGAAATTCGTCAAGCGTTAACCAATATTCCTGAGTCAATTGCGACGTTAGATTTAGCTACCTTACGCCAGAAACTTTTAGATCTATTCTGTCAGGTTGCCTATCAAGAAGGAGATTTTTTGCTGTCTTCCGGTCAACACAGTTCCTATTACATTAATGGCAAGCAAATTACGCTCCATGCGTGGGGTGGTCTGGCAGTTGGTCGGATTTTGTTATCGCGGTTGTCCTCAGAAACTGAAGCGGTTGCCGGATTGACTCTCGGTGCCGATCCGATGGTGACGGCTGTTAGTGTGGTAGCCGCTTATGAGGGGCGATCGCTGCCTGCCCTGATTATTCGTAAAGAAGCAAAAGGACACGGAACGCGCGCTTACATTGAAGGTCCGGTGCTGCCGGAAGGGAGTACCATCACTGTGCTGGAAGATGTTGTCACCACTGGTGGTTCAGCCATGAAAGCCGCTGAACGTTTGCACCAAGCTGGTTATCGGGTTAATGGAATTGTTGCCCTGGTCGATCGCCATCAGGGGGGAACAGAACTATACCAGCAGGCAGGAATTCCATTCCAGGCAGTCTTTTCCATTCAAGACATTCAGCAGCAATGGCGCGAAATTAGAAATAGTCAGTCACCTTAG
- a CDS encoding Rpn family recombination-promoting nuclease/putative transposase, whose protein sequence is MRRDSIFYRIFQQQPTLLFELVTPPPANSGSYRFDSVAVKESRFEIDGVFLPPETDGTGTIYFCEVQFQRDERLYERLFSESLLYFYRNRDYYGDWQAVVIYSSRNIEQTALHPHRSLLNGEQVYRIYLDELGPIRQLPLGIALMVLTTLQDNQAPEEARYLLTRLRQENLDPESGQAIIELITTIMVYKFTFLSRVEVESMLGISLQETRVYQEAKEEGRQEGRQEGRQEGRQEGRQEGRQEEATALITRQLTRRFGQEFSEEMQSRISELPLPLLEQLGEALLDFTSLTDLQTWLGTHL, encoded by the coding sequence ATGCGGCGAGACTCCATTTTCTACAGAATCTTCCAGCAACAGCCTACCCTGCTGTTTGAGTTAGTTACGCCTCCACCTGCCAATAGTGGCAGCTATCGGTTTGACTCCGTCGCAGTTAAGGAATCCAGATTTGAAATTGATGGAGTATTCCTGCCCCCAGAAACTGACGGTACAGGAACTATTTACTTCTGCGAAGTCCAGTTCCAAAGAGATGAGCGGCTTTACGAACGGCTATTTAGTGAGTCGCTCCTCTACTTCTACCGCAACCGCGACTACTATGGTGATTGGCAAGCCGTAGTAATTTATTCATCCCGCAATATTGAACAAACGGCCCTTCATCCCCATCGATCATTGCTCAATGGGGAGCAAGTATACCGGATATATCTGGATGAATTGGGTCCGATTCGCCAGTTGCCGCTGGGAATTGCTCTGATGGTATTGACCACCCTACAGGATAACCAGGCTCCAGAAGAAGCTCGCTACTTACTGACAAGATTGCGTCAGGAAAATCTGGATCCCGAATCAGGTCAAGCCATAATAGAACTGATAACAACCATCATGGTATACAAATTCACCTTTTTAAGCCGGGTGGAGGTGGAATCAATGCTAGGAATCTCACTCCAGGAGACGAGAGTTTATCAAGAGGCAAAGGAAGAAGGACGTCAGGAAGGGCGTCAGGAAGGACGTCAGGAAGGACGTCAGGAAGGACGTCAGGAAGGACGTCAGGAAGAAGCAACAGCATTGATTACACGGCAGTTGACCCGGCGATTTGGGCAAGAATTCTCTGAAGAAATGCAATCTCGGATCTCTGAATTACCGCTACCCCTACTGGAACAGTTGGGCGAAGCCTTGCTGGACTTTACGAGTCTGACTGATTTGCAGACCTGGTTAGGCACACACCTCTGA
- the larC gene encoding nickel pincer cofactor biosynthesis protein LarC — protein MTKIAYLDCPTGIAGDMCLGALVDAGVPFDYLAEALGRLGISKEYQLRAEQVHRNGQRATKIHVDLALPNTSGAGSEAKDAATTAYHLSHHAHSSAGVPWEPESYAHVHSHLQQHGHSHSHEPASPGSHTHLTPTRHLPEIEQMILAAGLPSRAEVWSLAVFRQLAEAEGAVHGILPEQVHFHEVGATDAIVDIVGTCLGLDWLGVERIYCSALPVGGGTIRAAHGRLPVPAPAVLKLFELRQIPLYSNGIERELVTPTGAAIATTLAVQFGPPPSMTLLRVGLGAGTVDLPIPNILRLWIGERKQGTVQEPGDREQKIGIAPGSDSVWLSPSESTQPGHLHVPVPYSTSPHPPHSLSRAPLPITHTPLPPPETVTVLETQIDDLNPQVIGYLYDVLFAAGAVEVFTQAIGMKKSRMGILLTVICPPEAAIACETIIFRETTTLGIRHSNQQRQVLQREVQPVKTAYGTIRVKIAWMEHGSKSTPVNVQPEYEDCAQIARQYNIPWLKVHRLALQAWYSNRTGDGEQEMGTGKGG, from the coding sequence ATGACTAAAATTGCCTACCTGGATTGTCCAACTGGAATTGCTGGTGATATGTGCCTGGGGGCACTGGTGGACGCAGGAGTTCCGTTCGATTATTTGGCTGAGGCTTTAGGGCGTCTTGGTATTTCAAAGGAATATCAACTGCGGGCGGAGCAGGTTCACCGCAATGGTCAGCGGGCAACCAAAATTCATGTCGATCTGGCGCTCCCCAATACCTCAGGGGCTGGTTCTGAAGCGAAAGACGCTGCTACAACAGCCTATCATCTAAGCCATCATGCCCACTCTAGCGCAGGAGTTCCCTGGGAACCTGAGAGCTATGCCCATGTCCATTCCCACCTCCAGCAGCATGGGCATAGTCACAGCCATGAGCCAGCATCTCCCGGCAGCCATACCCACCTTACCCCTACCCGACACCTGCCAGAAATTGAGCAGATGATCCTGGCAGCAGGCTTGCCCTCAAGGGCTGAGGTCTGGAGTTTAGCTGTGTTTCGCCAACTGGCTGAGGCAGAGGGGGCAGTCCACGGCATTCTCCCGGAGCAGGTTCATTTTCATGAGGTTGGAGCAACGGATGCGATCGTGGATATTGTGGGTACCTGTCTGGGGCTGGACTGGTTGGGTGTGGAACGTATTTACTGTTCAGCCCTGCCTGTGGGTGGGGGCACAATCCGGGCAGCCCATGGTCGTTTACCAGTTCCGGCTCCGGCTGTGCTCAAGTTGTTTGAACTGCGTCAGATTCCTCTTTACAGCAATGGAATTGAGCGAGAACTGGTCACCCCCACTGGGGCAGCGATCGCTACAACGCTGGCAGTTCAATTTGGTCCCCCTCCTTCCATGACCCTGCTCCGGGTTGGCTTGGGCGCAGGCACCGTTGATCTTCCAATTCCCAATATCCTGCGCCTGTGGATTGGGGAAAGAAAACAGGGAACTGTGCAAGAACCAGGGGACAGGGAACAGAAGATAGGGATTGCCCCAGGTTCCGATTCCGTTTGGCTGAGTCCCTCAGAGAGCACTCAGCCGGGCCACCTTCACGTCCCAGTTCCATACTCCACCTCCCCCCACCCCCCCCATTCGCTATCTCGCGCTCCCCTCCCTATTACCCATACCCCACTCCCCCCACCAGAAACAGTCACTGTCCTTGAAACTCAAATCGACGACCTCAATCCTCAAGTGATTGGATATCTGTATGACGTTTTATTCGCGGCTGGAGCAGTAGAGGTGTTTACTCAAGCAATCGGGATGAAAAAGTCACGAATGGGTATCCTGCTGACAGTCATTTGCCCCCCAGAAGCTGCGATCGCCTGTGAAACCATCATTTTTCGGGAAACAACCACCCTGGGAATCCGTCACTCTAACCAGCAACGTCAGGTTCTGCAACGCGAAGTTCAGCCAGTTAAAACGGCGTATGGCACTATTCGAGTAAAAATTGCCTGGATGGAACATGGGAGTAAGTCCACCCCCGTTAATGTACAGCCCGAATATGAAGACTGCGCTCAAATTGCTCGCCAATACAATATCCCCTGGCTAAAAGTTCATCGGTTGGCATTGCAGGCCTGGTATAGCAATCGGACAGGAGATGGGGAACAGGAGATGGGGACAGGGAAGGGAGGATGA
- a CDS encoding L-threonylcarbamoyladenylate synthase: MATLYTLHPDTPQTRTVEQIKDELHGGAVMLYPTDTVYAIGCDLYSKSAVERVRQIKQLSNDKPLTFLCQSLSNIAQYAVVSDSAYRIMRRLIPGPYTFLLPATKLVPRLVMNPKRRTTGIRVPDHSICLSLLEALGNPIISTSAPLLEDEDQGSENGGKPHHNTTRYELFDCLEKLVDLIVDSGAEPGFQVSTIVDLTTEEPILVRRGLGWEEASTWVVEVG, translated from the coding sequence ATGGCAACTCTCTACACCCTTCACCCCGACACTCCACAGACCAGAACGGTTGAACAAATTAAAGATGAACTCCATGGTGGAGCGGTAATGCTCTATCCTACCGATACGGTATATGCGATCGGGTGCGACCTGTATTCCAAAAGTGCTGTAGAGCGTGTGCGGCAGATTAAGCAGTTATCAAACGATAAGCCACTGACGTTTCTTTGCCAGTCCCTATCGAATATTGCTCAATACGCCGTTGTTAGCGATTCCGCCTATCGCATCATGCGGCGGCTGATTCCAGGTCCTTACACGTTTTTGCTGCCTGCGACCAAACTGGTACCCCGCCTGGTTATGAATCCCAAACGCCGAACGACTGGAATCCGGGTGCCCGACCACTCAATCTGTCTATCATTGCTGGAAGCTCTGGGCAATCCCATCATTTCAACCTCTGCCCCCCTTCTGGAGGATGAAGACCAGGGATCGGAAAATGGAGGAAAACCGCATCACAATACCACCCGTTACGAGTTATTTGATTGTTTAGAAAAGTTAGTGGACTTGATTGTCGATAGCGGTGCTGAGCCGGGGTTTCAGGTTTCCACAATTGTGGATTTAACCACGGAGGAACCCATTCTGGTTCGGAGGGGTCTAGGATGGGAAGAGGCATCTACCTGGGTTGTTGAAGTTGGCTAA
- a CDS encoding HetZ-related protein: MNTKSTSLRSKTTSSINQSSDDSAIADMPETSGFSYEPESIRATSSDEFIDLQTLTQILSQELSSEVKASTSNVETLATRIAAEVDRICQKSGRIQMSGKVRSWQLSLARHRLQKCVTYYQLGSRRGRAELHSTLGSMVYRYVAPSRMQLGFQARYNLIEDFLQGFYSESLKAFRRENELPDGYQPRTRLELAEYMAFTEQYAKRRISLPNGQNQQLVVLRSQRFGKRQPLEVSVDIEQALESPKSEEAESHNRSPLAQQLREQMVIDAVDTPSEAVLRDRVISELISYLESQGQHDCVDYLVLKLQDLSAPEIDDILGLSSRQRDYLQQRFKYHVEKFTLSKNWKLVHQWLGADLDQNLGLSTQQWQRFLDQLSPEQHQLLELKQAHVSDQEIGRRLKCTPKQLQKRWGHLLELARQTRNQN, from the coding sequence ATGAATACTAAATCTACCTCCCTCCGCTCTAAAACGACCTCTTCCATTAACCAGTCCTCCGATGACTCGGCGATCGCGGACATGCCGGAAACGAGTGGGTTTTCCTATGAGCCTGAATCTATTAGAGCAACCAGTTCAGATGAATTTATTGACCTGCAAACGTTGACCCAGATTCTTTCCCAGGAACTTAGCTCTGAGGTGAAGGCATCTACCAGTAATGTGGAAACCCTGGCAACCCGCATTGCCGCCGAGGTCGATCGCATCTGTCAAAAGAGTGGACGCATTCAGATGTCAGGGAAAGTACGATCCTGGCAACTGTCTCTGGCACGGCACCGTCTGCAAAAATGTGTAACCTACTACCAGCTTGGTTCCCGTCGAGGACGTGCGGAACTGCACAGCACCCTGGGTTCAATGGTCTACCGATATGTGGCTCCCAGCCGGATGCAGCTTGGGTTTCAAGCTCGCTATAACCTGATTGAAGATTTTCTCCAGGGATTTTACAGCGAATCCTTGAAGGCATTTCGACGGGAAAATGAATTACCCGATGGTTATCAACCACGTACTCGTCTGGAACTGGCAGAGTATATGGCGTTTACAGAACAGTATGCCAAACGCCGTATTAGTCTTCCCAACGGGCAAAATCAGCAACTCGTAGTGCTGCGGTCCCAGCGGTTTGGGAAGCGGCAACCACTCGAAGTTTCCGTGGATATTGAGCAGGCATTAGAGTCTCCCAAAAGTGAAGAAGCTGAATCCCACAATCGATCGCCCCTGGCTCAACAGTTGCGGGAACAGATGGTAATCGATGCGGTGGATACCCCATCCGAAGCCGTCCTGCGCGATCGCGTCATCTCCGAATTGATCAGCTACCTGGAATCCCAGGGACAACATGATTGTGTGGATTACCTGGTGCTCAAGCTCCAGGACCTTTCAGCGCCAGAGATTGATGATATCCTGGGGCTTTCCTCTCGCCAGCGTGACTACCTGCAACAACGTTTTAAGTACCACGTCGAAAAATTCACCCTTTCTAAAAACTGGAAACTGGTTCACCAATGGCTGGGTGCAGACCTGGATCAGAATCTGGGGCTATCTACTCAACAGTGGCAGCGGTTCCTGGATCAGCTCTCCCCCGAACAACACCAATTGCTGGAACTCAAGCAAGCCCACGTTTCGGATCAGGAAATTGGGCGACGACTCAAGTGCACGCCCAAACAACTGCAAAAACGCTGGGGACACCTCCTGGAACTGGCACGACAGACCAGGAATCAAAACTAA